The following proteins come from a genomic window of Nycticebus coucang isolate mNycCou1 chromosome 11, mNycCou1.pri, whole genome shotgun sequence:
- the GSTK1 gene encoding glutathione S-transferase kappa 1 yields MGPLPRTVELFYDVLSPYSWLGFEVLCRYQNIWNINLQLRPSFIAGIMKDSGNKPPALLPRKGQYLRSDIMLLGQHLQVPLQFPKDFFSVILEKGSLSAMRFLTAVSLEHPEILEKASRELWMRVWSRDEDIAEPQSILAAAEKAGMSAEQAQGLLGKISTPKVKNQLKETTEAACKYGAFGLPITVAHVDGQTHMLFGSDRMELLAYLLGEKWMGPVPPAMNARL; encoded by the exons ATGGGACCCCTACCGCGCACCGTGGAGCTCTTCTACGACGTGCTGTCCCCCTATTCCTGGCTGGGGTTTGAG GTCCTGTGCCGGTATCAGAACATCTGGAACATCAACTTGCAGTTGCGGCCCAGCTTTATAGCAGGGATCATGAAGGACAGTG GAAACAAGCCGCCAGCTCTGCTTCCTCGCAAAGGGCAATACTTGAGAAGTGACATTATGCTCCTGGGACAGCATCTCCAGGTTCCCCTCCAGTTCCCCAAGGATTTCTTCTCTGTGATTCTTGAAAAAG GAAGTCTGTCCGCCATGCGGTTCCTCACCGCTGTGAGCTTGGAGCACCCGGAGATCCTGGAGAAAGCGTCCCGGGAGCTGTGGATGCGCGTCTGGTCCCGG GATGAAGACATCGCAGAGCCCCAGAGCATCCTGGCG GCTGCAGAGAAGGCTGGTATGTCTGCAGAACAAGCCCAAGGACTTCTGGGAAAGATTTCAACACCAAAGGTGAAGAACCAGCTCAAGGAGACCACCGAGGCAGCCTGCAAATACGGG GCCTTTGGGCTGCCCATCACCGTGGCCCATGTGGATGGCCAAACCCACATGTTATTTGGGTCTGACCGGATGGAGTTGCTGGCGTACCTTCTGG gagagaagtggatgggCCCTGTGCCTCCAGCCATGAATGCCAGACTTTAA